A window of Helicoverpa armigera isolate CAAS_96S chromosome 30, ASM3070526v1, whole genome shotgun sequence contains these coding sequences:
- the LOC110382467 gene encoding programmed cell death protein 4, whose product MEVENFASDSENVAVDDNEKPVVDEGAGDAATSHSERLRRKNKKFWRSNSKEGPVNATAVTPLPKYRSWKNSRRPRNGHGRGLPKKGGAGGKGVWGAPGSELLEEYVEDANDPNYDSEAITNGDVEFKQIIVEAEPEEIVRKSEPVILEYFEHGDTNAAAEDFLEFVTSKRSHLVCETIVEIALDHKPSHCEMASVLISDLYGRVFSAKDIGVAFDRLLEKLPDLVLDTPDAAVLLSNFIARCVADDCLPPRFVQTAMDKTDANAHAKQAIQRAETLLSMKQGMVRLDNIWGVGGGIRPVKSLIRQIQLLLKEYLTSSDLTEAMRCVRDLEVPHFHHELVYETVLLALETVNSSVEEQLCTFLAELSRRGIVTPDQMDRGFLRVLEDMSDIVLDVPLAYIMLDRFSERCQHKFRLGDHVLKRMPTRGRKRFVSEGDGGVIKDHALKLRE is encoded by the exons ATGGAAGTCGAGAATTTCGCTTCCGATTCTGAAAACGTGGCGGTAGACGATAACGAAAAGCCGGTTGTAGACGAAGGCGCCGGAGACGCGGCCACCTCCCATTCGGAGCGCCTGCGACGCAAAAATAAGAAGTTTTGGCGCTCTAATAGCAAGGAGGGACCGGTGAACGCGACGGCTGTGACGCCGCTGCCTAAGTACCGTAGCTGGAAGAACAGCCGCAGGCCTCGAAACGGCCATGGAAGAGGCCTGCCAAAGAAAG GCGGCGCCGGCGGCAAAGGAGTGTGGGGCGCCCCTGGGTCTGAACTCCTTGAGGAGTACGTGGAAGACGCGAATGACCCCAACTATGACTCCGAAGCCATCACCAACGGCGATGTGGAGTTTAAGCAGATCATCGTCGAGGCTGAGCCTGAGGAAATCGTG cgCAAATCCGAGCCCGTTATACTGGAGTACTTCGAACATGGCGACACAAACGCAGCGGCTGAAGATTTCCTAGAATTCGTCACCAGCAAGAGATCTCATTTG GTTTGCGAGACGATAGTGGAAATAGCCCTGGACCACAAGCCGTCGCACTGCGAGATGGCGTCCGTGCTCATCTCTGATCTCTACGGCAGAGTGTTCTCCGCTAAAGACATTGGTGTTG CATTCGACCGTCTCCTAGAAAAGTTACCGGACTTAGTGCTAGACACACCGGACGCGGCTGTGTTGCTGTCTAACTTCATAGCGCGGTGTGTGGCCGACGACTGCCTGCCGCCGCGGTTCGTGCAGACCGCCATGGACAAAACTGACGCTAATGCTCATGCCAA ACAAGCCATCCAGAGAGCGGAGACGTTGCTGTCCATGAAACAAGGAATGGTCAGACTCGATAACATATGGGGAGTCGGAGGAGGCATCAG GCCAGTAAAATCCCTGATCCGTCAGATCCAGCTGCTGCTGAAGGAGTACCTGACGTCCAGCGATCTGACCGAGGCCATGCGCTGCGTCAGGGACCTGGAGGTGCCGCACTTCCATCATGAGCTCGTCTATGAG ACGGTCCTGCTGGCGTTGGAGACGGTGAACTCTAGCGTGGAGGAGCAGTTGTGCACCTTCCTCGCGGAGCTCAGCCGCCGCGGCATCGTCACGCCAGACCAGATGGACAGG GGTTTCCTCCGCGTTTTAGAGGACATGAGCGACATCGTGCTGGACGTGCCGCTGGCGTACATCATGCTGGACAGGTTCAGCGAGCGATGCCAGCACAAGTTCCGGCTCGGAGACCACGTGCTCAAGCGCATGCCCACCAG AGGTCGTAAAAGGTTCGTCTCGGAAGGTGACGGCGGCGTTATCAAAGATCACGCGCTGAAACTGCGCGAGTAA
- the LOC110382466 gene encoding uncharacterized protein LOC110382466 gives MQRHKNNLFLDKFSLLNSQENSEDIKWSSSSSSDYENTSFSNKLCNNNKTCSKKRKRKKKVPKNMSNLDITIVDSCNDRKKECFREKSPILVTKSVESPVSPILMSSCKFPRNRPTSPILTQKSLHQRSPILMPRNTSPKYSIKVRKKLDYKEYNGKKHEFKSIDSNQEAFGDDKILNIKTELQSFDNSLEINTAASDKSESSLQAKLKLIKSVKNYFDSHFSSENTSQNISDTPTPEESSRNESIEILTCKTQVPNLQIIKQDSTSNSDTSIYMQKNKKIKYKKGGLAHRLNALLKKQQAHVSLWQHERFLAGTSNFVIPKGEHAVFFIQNIDFKYGCYLLNAFDVKDEKYAIFINSSYVNNNIIADAVLKLYEPYKILTFDDKDFNVIINVSKFECFDLKNS, from the coding sequence ATGCAGAGACATAAAAACAACTTGTTTTTAGACAAATTTAGCCTCTTAAACTCACAGGAAAACAGTGAAGACATAAAGTGGTCATCCAGTTCATCCAGTGACTATGAAAACACATCGTTTAGTAACAAATTGTGTAACAACAACAAGACATGCAGTAAGAAGCGAAAACGTAAGAAAAAAGTGCCAAAAAACATGTCGAACTTGGATATTACTATCGTAGACTCTTGTAATGATCGTAAAAAAGAGTGCTTTAGAGAGAAATCACCGATTTTAGTAACGAAAAGTGTTGAAAGTCCTGTATCTCCTATACTTATGTCATCATGCAAATTCCCGCGAAACAGACCAACTTCCCCGATACTCACTCAAAAGAGTTTACACCAAAGAAGTCCTATATTAATGCCAAGGAATACTTCTCccaaatattcaattaaagtgAGAAAAAAACTAGATTATAAAGAATATAACGGCAAGAAACATGAATTTAAATCAATCGACAGCAACCAAGAAGCGTTTGGTGATGATAAgattctaaatataaaaacagaATTACAATCATTTGATAATAGTCTAGAAATAAACACTGCAGCATCAGACAAAAGTGAATCATCATTGCaagcaaaattaaaactaataaaaagcGTTAAGAATTATTTTGACAGCCATTTCAGCTCTGAAAATACATCACAGAATATCAGTGACACACCCACTCCTGAAGAATCTAGTAGGAATGAAAGTATAGAGATTTTAACGTGTAAAACACAAGTACCTAacttacaaattataaaacaagatAGTACAAGCAACTCTGATACTTCAATATACAtgcagaaaaataagaaaatcaaatacaaaaaaGGTGGACTAGCACACAGGTTGAATGCCCTTTTAAAAAAGCAGCAAGCGCACGTTTCTCTATGGCAACACGAAAGATTTTTGGCGGGAACCTCAAACTTTGTAATTCCAAAAGGAGAACATGCTGTGTTCTTTATTCAAAATATAGATTTCAAATATGGTTGCTATCTGCTAAATGCTTTCGATGTAAAAGATGAGAAatatgcaatttttattaatagttcttatgttaataataatattatagctGACGCAGTTCTTAAATTGTATGAGCcttataaaattttaacttttgatgataaagattttaatgttattataaatgttaGTAAATTTGAATGTTTTGACTTAAAAAACAGCTAG